In the genome of Fimbriimonadaceae bacterium, one region contains:
- the panB gene encoding 3-methyl-2-oxobutanoate hydroxymethyltransferase, with protein sequence MSSKITAPAVRAMKAQGRKIVSITAYDAPTGAIADQAGVDIVLVGDSVGNVSLGFKNTLPVTMEHMLHHTEATARGVKNALLIADMPFGSYQIGIADAVDSAVALMKIGAEGVKLEGAYIDEIKAIVKAGIPCMGHVGMTPQSYHSFGGHRIQGKGDDGERVMSEALAIEQAGAFAIVLELIPVELSAEITKRLHIPTIGIGAGPHCDGQIQVFHDVVGLTELHLKHAKRHAEGWTIFKEAIEAYSKGTRD encoded by the coding sequence ATGTCCTCAAAGATCACCGCTCCGGCAGTGAGGGCTATGAAGGCCCAGGGGAGAAAAATCGTGAGCATCACCGCTTACGATGCTCCTACCGGAGCCATCGCCGACCAAGCTGGCGTCGATATTGTCCTTGTCGGTGACAGTGTAGGCAACGTATCTCTAGGTTTTAAGAACACGCTTCCGGTAACGATGGAGCACATGCTTCATCACACCGAAGCCACCGCTCGCGGCGTCAAGAACGCCCTTCTTATTGCGGACATGCCCTTCGGCTCCTACCAAATCGGCATAGCCGATGCTGTCGATTCGGCAGTGGCTTTAATGAAGATTGGTGCCGAAGGTGTCAAGCTTGAAGGAGCATATATAGATGAGATAAAGGCCATCGTGAAGGCTGGAATCCCCTGCATGGGGCATGTCGGCATGACCCCACAATCCTATCACAGCTTTGGTGGACACAGAATTCAGGGGAAGGGGGACGATGGAGAGCGAGTCATGAGCGAAGCGCTTGCGATCGAGCAGGCCGGGGCATTCGCGATCGTCCTTGAATTGATCCCTGTAGAGCTATCGGCGGAGATCACAAAGCGGTTGCATATCCCAACAATTGGCATTGGCGCGGGACCCCATTGTGATGGTCAAATCCAGGTATTTCACGATGTCGTTGGATTAACTGAACTTCATCTAAAGCATGCAAAGCGCCACGCCGAAGGCTGGACCATCTTTAAAGAGGCGATTGAGGCGTATTCGAAAGGAACGCGCGATTAG
- a CDS encoding DNA-processing protein DprA translates to MLLALTPGIGGRTLVRILARCDLMGQSPYEFFALSPEALKEDYGLPNKLAGQVSGSMDRLVSELSELEQKLESLGVHLVTAADAHFPARLDGIDLDPPPALFLYGNQKLLETKTFCILSSRSTPPKGLEMIEKLAEQGVLKGEVLVSGHDRPEYQRSAVVPLRWGSPRILCLDRGMFAALGDDLSVEPFRTARLWRFQFDKSTDLVVSPFRPNAGFAGVNNQVRDRLVAALSDRMDFVLVNPGGNMDKLARAGLKAGRQVRVSDLSLKYRQYRELGAEVLDFGI, encoded by the coding sequence ATGCTGCTCGCCCTCACTCCGGGAATTGGGGGTCGGACGCTTGTTCGTATCCTTGCGCGCTGTGATCTCATGGGGCAAAGCCCGTACGAGTTCTTTGCCCTTTCTCCAGAAGCGCTCAAGGAGGACTATGGCCTGCCCAACAAACTTGCAGGGCAAGTCTCGGGCAGCATGGACCGCCTTGTCAGCGAACTCTCAGAGCTTGAACAAAAGCTAGAGAGCCTAGGTGTCCATCTTGTCACGGCAGCTGATGCGCACTTCCCTGCTCGGCTTGACGGAATTGACCTTGATCCACCTCCCGCGCTCTTCTTGTATGGCAATCAGAAGTTACTGGAGACGAAGACCTTTTGCATCCTTAGCTCTCGGAGCACCCCACCCAAGGGTTTGGAGATGATCGAAAAGTTGGCGGAACAGGGGGTCTTGAAAGGGGAAGTGTTGGTTTCTGGGCATGACCGGCCCGAGTATCAACGTTCGGCTGTTGTGCCTTTGAGGTGGGGTTCTCCAAGGATTCTGTGTTTGGACCGGGGTATGTTTGCCGCGCTGGGCGATGATCTATCCGTGGAGCCGTTCCGAACAGCGCGGCTGTGGCGTTTCCAATTTGACAAGAGTACCGATCTGGTTGTGTCTCCGTTCCGTCCGAATGCGGGCTTTGCGGGAGTGAATAACCAAGTACGGGATCGCTTGGTCGCGGCGCTGAGCGATCGAATGGATTTTGTTCTGGTCAATCCTGGCGGGAATATGGACAAGCTTGCTCGCGCTGGACTGAAAGCAGGACGTCAAGTCAGGGTTTCGGATTTGAGCCTTAAGTATCGGCAGTATCGGGAGTTAGGGGCGGAGGTGTTGGATTTTGGGATTTAG
- the rpmA gene encoding 50S ribosomal protein L27 produces MAHKKGQGSTRNGRDSNSQRLGVKKYGGEIVKSGTIIIRQRGTQFHPGTNVGMGKDHTLFATIAGQVKFEGPRDKRRISVYPEQAE; encoded by the coding sequence ATGGCACATAAAAAAGGTCAAGGTTCAACAAGAAACGGTCGCGATTCAAACTCGCAGCGCCTCGGCGTCAAAAAGTACGGCGGTGAGATCGTCAAGTCTGGCACCATCATCATTCGCCAGCGCGGCACCCAATTCCACCCCGGCACAAACGTCGGCATGGGCAAGGATCACACCCTGTTCGCCACGATTGCTGGTCAGGTGAAGTTTGAGGGCCCAAGGGACAAGCGCCGAATCAGTGTTTACCCAGAACAAGCAGAGTAG
- a CDS encoding diguanylate cyclase, translating to MSESSQFQKLIELLHHFGVHTVQDRKGEFDTGFPVYLPLQDGGSLLLDLPEPGLISSLDPDSVGVAVIDLLGYPRAVWGLARRVRFFKGTDNVLYTDIGALVKAAMDGVSGSLYLDGMRFHVGGIDPRSATDLVVLVTNANEERSARRQASKSSREAEALKRLGRVLSMNQQLTPLAIAAVHEITSATELAAVLLWVANHETQTLSLTASTGANRSGTSALQSLDLRGGGTCIAELVAMSKQGFSIPNVADHLLTADLEAKFCYLKPGPMSVHPLEIGDTLIGVLELIGREGEANFPENLELFEVMAEHLALALNNSLLFEKLEKQASHDPLTGIANHRTLHEFLKGRIAETQRTGQELSAVMIDVDHFRSFNEEEGHEAGDTVLKMVADTLKAALRPYDLCARYGGEEFTLVLPGSNAEAALIVAERVRKRIESVPFITRTGRMRHVTASMGLAVYPESAQDGVNLLRAADQALFEAKRTGRNRIVVFEGELGEVQTDDFDVSSLWKFVTAKSRKKVEEKLDKLEVHMHLLEVSLGLTKSQRQMLRGLAMLQDVYRRAKKSTRTGMLEKLETAPELRALLPSLQALEERYDGRGPLGQAGNRVPLLSRVLSVCNALVEDSGKSLLEPPGKYDPEIVAIVARMEDAA from the coding sequence TTGTCCGAATCTTCGCAATTTCAAAAGCTGATCGAGCTACTGCATCATTTTGGTGTTCACACCGTCCAGGATCGCAAAGGGGAGTTTGACACCGGATTTCCAGTGTACTTGCCCCTACAGGACGGTGGCTCGCTGCTGCTTGACTTGCCCGAGCCTGGGCTCATTTCAAGTCTCGATCCAGATTCGGTCGGCGTTGCCGTCATCGATCTCCTTGGCTATCCGAGGGCAGTGTGGGGGCTTGCACGTCGTGTACGATTCTTCAAAGGAACCGATAACGTTCTTTACACCGATATTGGTGCCCTCGTAAAGGCAGCGATGGATGGCGTGAGCGGCTCGTTGTACCTCGATGGAATGCGTTTTCATGTAGGGGGAATCGATCCACGATCTGCGACCGATTTGGTTGTGCTCGTCACCAACGCAAACGAAGAACGCAGTGCACGAAGGCAAGCCTCAAAAAGCTCACGAGAAGCCGAGGCGCTCAAGAGGCTCGGACGCGTCCTCAGCATGAACCAGCAGCTCACACCATTGGCGATAGCCGCTGTCCACGAGATCACATCTGCAACAGAGCTTGCTGCTGTGCTGCTCTGGGTTGCAAACCACGAGACGCAAACCTTGTCCCTCACCGCAAGCACAGGCGCAAACCGCTCAGGAACCAGCGCATTGCAATCGCTTGATTTGCGCGGCGGTGGCACTTGCATCGCCGAATTGGTCGCGATGAGTAAGCAAGGATTTAGCATTCCAAACGTAGCCGACCACCTTCTCACCGCTGACCTTGAAGCGAAATTCTGCTACCTCAAACCCGGGCCAATGAGCGTCCACCCGCTGGAAATTGGTGATACTTTAATCGGAGTTCTTGAACTTATCGGAAGAGAAGGCGAGGCAAACTTCCCTGAGAATCTTGAGCTATTTGAGGTGATGGCAGAGCATCTGGCGCTTGCGCTGAACAACTCGCTGCTCTTCGAAAAGCTGGAAAAGCAGGCAAGCCACGACCCCCTAACCGGCATTGCCAACCACCGAACGCTGCACGAGTTTCTGAAAGGCCGGATCGCTGAGACCCAGCGCACTGGACAAGAGTTGAGCGCAGTCATGATCGACGTCGATCATTTCCGCAGCTTCAATGAGGAGGAGGGCCACGAAGCCGGCGACACCGTTCTGAAGATGGTTGCCGACACCCTCAAAGCCGCGTTGCGTCCTTACGACCTTTGTGCGCGCTATGGAGGCGAGGAATTCACTTTGGTACTTCCAGGCTCAAATGCCGAAGCCGCGCTGATCGTCGCGGAGCGAGTCCGAAAGCGCATCGAAAGCGTGCCGTTCATTACGAGAACCGGAAGGATGCGCCATGTCACGGCAAGCATGGGTTTAGCCGTTTACCCCGAGTCCGCCCAGGACGGGGTCAACCTATTGCGCGCTGCCGACCAAGCGCTCTTTGAGGCCAAAAGAACCGGCAGAAACCGAATCGTGGTTTTTGAAGGTGAGCTTGGCGAAGTCCAGACCGACGATTTTGACGTGTCGAGTCTCTGGAAGTTCGTCACGGCCAAGTCAAGAAAGAAGGTCGAGGAGAAGCTGGACAAGCTGGAAGTTCATATGCACCTGCTCGAAGTCTCGCTTGGACTCACCAAGTCTCAGAGGCAGATGCTACGTGGCCTTGCCATGCTGCAGGACGTTTATCGCCGCGCCAAAAAGAGCACACGAACAGGCATGTTGGAGAAACTCGAAACCGCGCCTGAACTTCGTGCGCTTCTCCCTAGCCTTCAGGCTCTCGAAGAAAGATACGACGGGCGAGGTCCCTTGGGTCAGGCAGGGAACCGAGTGCCGTTGCTCTCGCGAGTTTTGTCCGTGTGCAACGCCCTTGTTGAAGATAGCGGAAAATCGCTCCTGGAGCCGCCTGGCAAATATGACCCGGAGATTGTAGCCATCGTTGCTCGAATGGAGGACGCGGCCTAG
- the rplU gene encoding 50S ribosomal protein L21, giving the protein MYVIVQTGGKQFRAEKGEVLIVEKLEGEVGAKLELADVLAVCDGGDVKLGSPYVKGARVRCEIIRHGKAKKINAFNYKAKKNERKRWGHRQPQTHIRVTEIVAGS; this is encoded by the coding sequence ATGTACGTAATCGTCCAGACTGGTGGAAAGCAGTTCCGCGCTGAAAAAGGCGAAGTTCTGATCGTCGAAAAGCTTGAAGGCGAGGTCGGCGCAAAGCTTGAACTCGCTGATGTTCTGGCCGTTTGCGACGGCGGTGATGTCAAGCTGGGTTCTCCCTACGTGAAGGGTGCCCGAGTTCGATGTGAGATCATTCGCCACGGAAAGGCAAAGAAGATTAACGCCTTTAACTATAAGGCCAAAAAGAACGAGCGAAAGCGCTGGGGACACCGCCAGCCGCAGACGCACATCCGTGTTACGGAGATCGTTGCAGGGAGCTAA
- a CDS encoding MTAP family purine nucleoside phosphorylase, with protein sequence MQIDVAVIGGTGIGDRLLELGGEAVHIPTSKGMIRGRSFEHSGRRVLLLSRHSAGHKVAPHNVNYLGMSLAVQHLGAKFCFSTAATGGLIDDWPVGTMAVCSDFIDATGRNLTHFDRAVVHTDFTEPFGSGARASLLRAASELGIDVHDTCIYVNGNGPRYETPYEIQLYRRMGGHVVGMTAASEAIAMRELGIDYGCLTVVTNLAAGLAGQQLNHAEVVEEMTKSGETAVKILLKAIERLPI encoded by the coding sequence ATGCAGATCGATGTGGCAGTGATCGGGGGAACCGGCATCGGCGACCGCCTCTTGGAGTTGGGTGGTGAGGCTGTGCACATTCCGACCTCCAAGGGAATGATCCGAGGGCGATCCTTTGAACATAGCGGGCGTCGAGTATTGCTGCTATCACGACATTCGGCTGGGCACAAGGTGGCTCCCCACAACGTGAACTATCTTGGGATGTCTCTTGCCGTGCAACACCTCGGCGCAAAGTTCTGCTTTTCGACGGCTGCCACCGGGGGCTTGATCGACGATTGGCCCGTCGGCACTATGGCAGTGTGTTCCGATTTTATAGATGCTACAGGACGCAATCTTACACATTTTGACCGTGCTGTCGTCCATACCGATTTCACGGAGCCGTTCGGTTCTGGTGCTCGCGCCTCGCTGCTGAGGGCGGCTTCGGAGTTAGGTATTGACGTTCATGACACGTGCATCTATGTCAATGGGAATGGGCCGCGCTATGAGACGCCATACGAGATTCAGTTGTACCGGCGGATGGGTGGTCATGTAGTTGGCATGACCGCGGCATCCGAGGCGATTGCGATGCGAGAGCTTGGGATTGACTACGGATGTTTGACGGTTGTGACCAATCTTGCGGCAGGGTTAGCTGGCCAGCAGCTGAATCATGCTGAAGTCGTAGAAGAGATGACGAAGTCTGGGGAGACTGCGGTTAAGATTCTTCTTAAAGCCATTGAGAGGTTGCCAATCTGA
- a CDS encoding DUF3187 family protein, whose amino-acid sequence MRTPQFFVPLVALSFGCAAHGSDYDVIHTRNHRLYSLPFYRTPVPSKVLELRKTEWSFAYTNANDFRELIMSSGKFSIEDAETQVLQMSYRRGLGKGWDVSLSLPYLSRGGGFMDPMIDWWHENFLQWSDPFRNKRPFGRSVVRFTDSRIFGSGSGIGDVSATFQKELPNGMVASIGFKAPTGEADKLFGSGAWDAGIALAKRWTLPRKWTATAQLGVDYQGVSDELSPARRLVHQELLSFGYHANTRDTYVLQWQGEASALELGVSRSDQTQRTLTFGIRRRMSEVEDLEMFFTEDRDLLNGGAPQIVSIGPDFTFGIRWAKRF is encoded by the coding sequence GTGAGAACTCCTCAGTTTTTTGTCCCTTTGGTTGCCCTCTCCTTTGGATGTGCTGCGCATGGATCCGATTACGACGTCATCCATACCCGCAACCATCGGCTTTACTCCCTTCCCTTCTATCGAACGCCCGTGCCCAGCAAGGTCTTAGAGCTGAGAAAGACCGAATGGTCGTTTGCATACACGAATGCAAACGACTTTCGCGAGCTCATCATGTCCTCGGGAAAGTTCTCCATCGAAGATGCAGAAACACAGGTGCTGCAGATGAGCTATCGGCGTGGGCTTGGCAAGGGGTGGGATGTCTCGCTCTCGCTGCCTTACCTCAGCCGGGGCGGTGGGTTCATGGACCCGATGATCGACTGGTGGCATGAGAACTTTCTGCAGTGGTCCGATCCATTTCGAAACAAACGACCCTTTGGAAGATCTGTCGTTCGATTTACCGACTCTCGAATCTTTGGCTCGGGTTCGGGGATAGGCGATGTGTCGGCGACTTTCCAGAAAGAGCTGCCAAACGGGATGGTTGCCAGTATAGGATTCAAGGCTCCGACCGGTGAGGCTGACAAACTTTTTGGGAGTGGAGCTTGGGATGCGGGAATTGCTCTGGCAAAGCGGTGGACCTTACCGCGCAAGTGGACCGCCACCGCTCAGCTTGGAGTGGATTATCAAGGAGTTTCGGACGAGCTGAGTCCGGCCCGTCGATTGGTTCACCAAGAGCTTCTGAGCTTTGGCTATCATGCCAATACTCGGGATACTTACGTCCTCCAATGGCAAGGCGAAGCGTCGGCGCTAGAGCTAGGGGTATCGCGCTCTGACCAGACTCAGCGAACGCTGACTTTTGGGATTCGCAGACGAATGTCCGAGGTCGAGGATTTAGAGATGTTCTTTACAGAAGATCGCGATCTGTTGAACGGCGGCGCTCCCCAAATCGTTAGCATCGGGCCGGATTTTACGTTTGGAATTCGCTGGGCTAAGAGGTTCTGA
- the gyrA gene encoding DNA gyrase subunit A, translating into MAEHDQNLLSVNIDDELSRSYVNYAMSVIIARALPDVRDGLKPVQRRILYAMRQLNLAPDSGYQKCAKVCGQTSGDYHPHGEAIIYPTLVRLAQPFNMRYPLIDGQGNFGSIDGDSPAAMRYTECRLMPLAMEMLEDLDRETVDWIPNYSNTLQEPTVLPGKFPNLLCNGTSGIAVGMATNMPPHNLTEVCSAILHRIDNPECSLEELMEIMPGPDFPTYGIIMGSKGIRSAYETGRGSIIMQAKTMIEQGDMGKSLIVVTELPYQVNKENLIKAIALIAKDRKFDGILRVDDFSDKRGMRIEIEIRRDVNPNKALNYLLKHTALRTTFGAIMLSLVESAPRVAPLVRLLDEYIKHRRIVIARRTRYELYRALEEVHINEGYQIARRFLDEIIALIRTSDDPNTARIRLVREFNMSPMQANAILAMQLRRLTRLSQQELENDYKAALLKVQNLLDILNDEERLTAVLQDEIIHLRDKHGDDRRTKVIAREAGEFTEEDLIPEEEAIISISRDGYIKRVSIDAYRQQKRGGKGLKNVQKEDDEPAHLFQVNTHHFILFFTDKGRVFRLRAYDIPESGRYAKGMPVINYIAIDSGERVTATVSVKDIKGEGFLTMVTHMGEIKRTEMAAFQNIRANGIRAFNIEEGDELGWVLKTQGNQDVILVTRRGQSIRFNETQARGRGRAAGGVRAMTLRPGDVIMSANIVRPETTLLVVGENGFGKRTDLEEYRVQGRGGSGILTMNVTEKTGEIVGAEVVDDEDKLLVMTTNGKGIRIKVKEIRLVGRVAQGVKLINLAGGDAVRTISRIVQDADDGDLDIEDQEVDGEEE; encoded by the coding sequence GTGGCAGAACACGATCAGAACCTTCTTAGCGTCAACATTGACGACGAGTTATCGCGCTCGTATGTGAACTATGCGATGTCCGTTATTATCGCTCGCGCCCTACCGGACGTGCGAGACGGACTCAAGCCAGTACAGCGGCGCATCCTCTATGCGATGCGGCAGCTCAACCTGGCGCCAGACAGCGGCTATCAGAAGTGCGCAAAGGTCTGCGGACAGACCTCCGGTGACTACCACCCGCACGGCGAGGCGATCATCTATCCAACGCTCGTACGTTTGGCACAGCCTTTCAATATGCGCTATCCGCTGATCGACGGGCAGGGCAACTTTGGCTCCATCGACGGCGACTCCCCCGCTGCGATGCGATATACAGAATGCCGGCTCATGCCCCTTGCGATGGAAATGCTTGAGGACCTCGACCGAGAAACCGTCGATTGGATCCCGAACTATTCCAACACGCTTCAAGAGCCGACCGTACTCCCCGGCAAATTCCCGAATCTGCTTTGCAACGGAACTTCCGGAATCGCCGTCGGCATGGCAACCAACATGCCCCCGCACAACCTCACCGAGGTTTGCAGCGCGATCCTCCACCGGATTGATAACCCCGAGTGTTCGCTTGAGGAACTGATGGAGATCATGCCCGGGCCGGACTTCCCGACCTACGGCATCATCATGGGCTCCAAGGGAATCCGCTCGGCCTACGAAACGGGACGCGGCTCCATTATCATGCAAGCCAAGACGATGATTGAGCAAGGCGACATGGGCAAGTCGCTGATTGTCGTTACCGAACTGCCTTATCAAGTCAACAAAGAGAACCTCATCAAGGCCATCGCTCTCATCGCAAAAGATCGAAAGTTCGATGGCATCCTGCGCGTTGATGACTTCTCAGACAAGCGCGGTATGCGCATCGAGATTGAGATTCGGCGTGATGTGAACCCGAACAAGGCGCTCAACTATCTCTTAAAGCACACCGCATTGAGAACGACTTTTGGCGCGATTATGCTTTCGCTCGTTGAAAGCGCACCAAGGGTTGCCCCGCTTGTGCGATTGCTTGACGAGTACATCAAGCACCGCCGAATCGTTATCGCGCGAAGAACGCGATACGAACTCTATCGTGCGCTCGAAGAAGTCCACATCAACGAGGGCTACCAGATCGCTCGTCGATTCCTCGATGAGATTATCGCTTTGATCCGAACCTCGGACGACCCCAATACTGCCCGAATCCGACTCGTTCGCGAGTTCAACATGTCGCCGATGCAAGCGAACGCGATCCTAGCGATGCAGCTTCGCCGACTCACACGGCTATCACAGCAAGAGCTCGAAAACGACTACAAAGCCGCATTGCTCAAGGTCCAAAACCTCCTCGACATTCTCAACGATGAAGAGCGATTGACGGCTGTCTTGCAGGACGAGATCATTCACTTGCGAGACAAACACGGCGACGACCGCCGAACCAAGGTCATCGCTCGCGAAGCTGGAGAATTCACCGAAGAGGACTTGATCCCCGAAGAAGAGGCGATCATTTCCATCTCACGCGACGGCTATATCAAGCGTGTGAGCATTGACGCCTACCGGCAGCAGAAGCGCGGAGGCAAGGGCCTGAAAAACGTCCAGAAAGAGGACGACGAACCGGCGCACCTCTTCCAGGTGAACACCCACCACTTCATCCTTTTCTTCACCGACAAGGGACGCGTGTTCCGGCTCCGTGCTTACGACATCCCCGAATCGGGCCGCTACGCCAAGGGTATGCCGGTCATCAACTACATCGCCATCGACAGCGGCGAAAGAGTGACGGCAACCGTCAGCGTGAAGGACATCAAGGGTGAAGGCTTCCTCACGATGGTCACCCACATGGGTGAGATCAAGCGCACCGAGATGGCGGCTTTCCAAAACATCCGCGCAAACGGCATCCGCGCGTTCAACATCGAAGAGGGCGACGAGCTTGGCTGGGTGCTAAAGACGCAGGGCAACCAGGACGTGATCTTGGTCACTCGGCGAGGACAGTCCATCCGATTTAACGAGACGCAGGCCCGAGGCCGTGGACGCGCCGCTGGTGGCGTTCGTGCCATGACCCTGCGACCAGGAGATGTGATTATGTCCGCCAACATCGTTCGGCCTGAGACTACGCTGCTCGTCGTTGGCGAAAACGGATTTGGCAAGCGGACCGATCTTGAGGAATACCGTGTACAAGGCCGCGGAGGCAGCGGCATCCTCACCATGAACGTCACCGAAAAGACGGGTGAGATCGTTGGCGCCGAGGTTGTGGACGACGAAGACAAGCTTTTGGTGATGACCACAAACGGTAAGGGCATCCGCATCAAGGTTAAGGAGATTCGGCTGGTTGGGCGTGTGGCCCAAGGCGTGAAGCTCATCAACCTTGCTGGTGGCGATGCCGTCCGCACGATCTCAAGGATCGTCCAGGACGCCGACGACGGTGATCTGGATATCGAAGATCAAGAGGTCGACGGCGAAGAAGAATAA
- the panC gene encoding pantoate--beta-alanine ligase, translating into MRIARHPNEITLDSTQTIGFVPTMGSLHEGHMALIAESVRECDQTAVSIFVNPKQFGPKEDYANYPRDEERDLRMCESAGVDVVFVPTVETIYPYNNISISIGGVSQLWDGKSRPGHFDGVATIVAILFNIVKPNIAYFGLKDFQQCAVIDRLVHGLHLGIALRFVETVREPDGLAKSSRNAYLTPQERIIAPLLYRTLHSVKAKLLDGVASVPESDVIIEEARQSLVESGFDVDYIALVDEKLLEPVSVLKGSARLIVAAKIGSTRLIDNIGILL; encoded by the coding sequence ATGAGAATCGCACGCCATCCAAATGAGATCACACTAGACAGCACCCAAACGATCGGCTTTGTCCCAACTATGGGGTCGCTTCATGAAGGCCACATGGCGCTAATAGCCGAGTCCGTTCGGGAATGCGATCAGACGGCAGTTTCAATCTTTGTCAATCCTAAACAGTTTGGACCCAAAGAAGATTATGCAAATTATCCTCGTGATGAAGAGCGTGATCTTAGGATGTGCGAAAGTGCGGGAGTAGACGTCGTGTTTGTTCCCACAGTAGAAACAATCTACCCGTACAACAATATATCAATATCAATAGGTGGAGTGTCCCAACTATGGGATGGGAAGTCGCGCCCTGGGCATTTTGATGGTGTTGCGACTATTGTAGCAATATTGTTCAACATTGTTAAGCCAAACATTGCATATTTCGGGCTGAAAGATTTTCAGCAATGCGCGGTCATCGACAGGCTTGTGCATGGTTTACACCTTGGAATCGCGCTAAGATTTGTCGAAACCGTGCGCGAGCCCGATGGTCTTGCAAAGTCAAGTAGAAATGCATATCTGACGCCGCAAGAAAGAATCATCGCACCATTATTGTATCGAACACTTCACTCCGTCAAAGCGAAGTTGCTTGATGGCGTTGCCTCGGTACCTGAATCCGATGTGATTATAGAGGAAGCGAGGCAAAGCCTCGTGGAATCAGGATTTGATGTGGACTACATCGCACTGGTTGATGAGAAGTTATTGGAACCGGTATCGGTACTTAAGGGATCGGCCCGACTCATCGTTGCAGCCAAGATCGGAAGCACCAGACTTATTGACAACATTGGCATACTCTTATAG
- the bcp gene encoding thioredoxin-dependent thiol peroxidase: MIDVGSPFPDFVLQDQDGKTWTKNDLYGSKTIVYFYPKDDTAGCTTEACEFRDLLPEFSGAKVYGVSPDPVKKHRKFADKFELNFPLLADTDKFLCDTLGIWVKKTLYGKKYMGIERTTYLLDEKGVIEKVWRQVKIEGHAAEVLSALS; encoded by the coding sequence ATGATCGACGTTGGCTCCCCCTTTCCCGACTTTGTCCTCCAAGATCAGGATGGAAAAACTTGGACGAAGAACGATCTGTACGGCTCCAAGACCATCGTGTACTTCTACCCAAAGGACGATACTGCGGGGTGCACCACCGAAGCATGCGAATTCCGCGATCTCCTTCCCGAGTTCTCGGGTGCCAAGGTCTATGGCGTGAGCCCCGACCCCGTCAAGAAGCACAGGAAGTTCGCCGACAAGTTCGAACTCAACTTTCCACTCCTCGCCGATACCGATAAATTCCTTTGCGACACTTTGGGGATCTGGGTTAAAAAGACGCTTTATGGCAAGAAGTATATGGGCATTGAACGGACCACTTATCTTCTCGATGAGAAGGGTGTGATCGAGAAAGTTTGGCGCCAAGTGAAGATCGAAGGCCATGCCGCAGAAGTCCTATCGGCTTTGAGCTAA
- a CDS encoding CBS domain-containing protein encodes MTLREVLHAHIPYLTADSTIRDAVDKMDIYQFPALVIVDDDHAPIGVITEGDVCRAVQMKDSMTSMSEDPALVYATKEPTVMSSDTEIGDAFHRMLMSGLTILPVVEDNRLSGVVLRVDLMQAMMMDAAGKS; translated from the coding sequence ATGACCTTACGCGAGGTCCTCCACGCCCATATCCCATACCTCACTGCCGACAGCACGATTCGTGATGCCGTCGACAAAATGGATATCTATCAGTTCCCCGCGCTGGTCATCGTTGACGACGATCACGCCCCCATTGGGGTGATAACAGAGGGTGATGTTTGCCGTGCCGTTCAGATGAAGGACAGCATGACCTCCATGTCGGAGGACCCTGCGCTCGTTTACGCCACCAAGGAGCCAACAGTGATGAGCTCCGATACTGAGATAGGCGACGCTTTTCACCGTATGCTAATGAGCGGACTCACGATTCTGCCCGTCGTCGAAGACAACCGTTTAAGCGGAGTGGTCCTGCGTGTAGATTTGATGCAGGCGATGATGATGGACGCAGCAGGGAAGTCGTAG